Below is a genomic region from Miniphocaeibacter halophilus.
TACAGAAAAATCCAATTATGAATTACAGTTAAAATTATTCTTAGACAAAAAAGATGAGGTAAATGATTTAAAAAATATTTCATCAAAATTAGAATATAATTTAGATATAATAAATAATAAAATAGAAAATCTTAACAATAATAAAAACAAAATATTATCCATTATTCTTGAAGAATACAATGTATTTTTAGAAAAGTTTACATTGGTATACAATATAGATAATAAAAGTAAAAGCGATTTGAAGAAATCAAAAACCAAATTAAAGGAACTAGGATATTTTAGTACCGATTCCATTGAAGAATATAAAATAATAAATGATGAAGTAGAGTTTTTAACTGCACAAAAGGAAGACCTATTAAATTCTAAAGATGATATAGAAAATATTATTAAAAATTTAGATATAGATATGAAAAAAATGTTTGCTAAAAGTTTTGAAGAAATTAATATAAAATTTAATGATATTTTTCATATCCTATTTGATGGTGGACATGCAAGTTTAGAAATACAGGATAATGATATTTTAAATGGTGGAATTGATATAGTAGCAGAGCCGCCTGGAAAAAAATTACAGAATCTATCTTTATTATCAGGTGGGGAAAGAGCTTTAACTGCTGTAGCGTTATTATTTGCGATTTTTGAAACCAGTCCATCACCTTTTTGTATTCTCGATGAAATTGATGCAGCTTTAGATGAGGCTAATATTTCAAGATATACTAAATATTTAAAATCATTTACAGACACTACTCAATTTATAATGATTTCACATAGAAAGACGACAATGGAAATAGCAGATATTCTTTATGGTGTAAGTATGGAAGAAGAGGGAGTAAGTAAAGTTATATCTTTAGAAATTGAATAGGAGGAAATATGTTTAAAAATTTTTTTGATAAATTTAAAAATAAAGACGATGAGGAAAATAAAGAAATTGAAGAAATCGAGGAAAAAGAAGAAAATAAAGAAGGGGATATTAATTTAGAAGAGAAAAACCATGATTTGTCTTCTGAAAAAGAAGAAGAATTAATTGAAGAAACAAATCAAGAAGAAGAAATTACAGAGGAGAAAGAAAGCTTTTTCAGTAAGTTAAAAAAAGGATTAACTAAAACTCGTGACAATATTTCTAATAAAATAGATACGATTTTAGCAAGTTATCAAAAAGTAGATGAGGATTTATTTGAAGAAATTGAAGAAACTTTAATTTCAGCAGATGTTGGGGTAGATTCTACTATGCAAATAATAGATGAACTAACAGAAAGAGTTAAGTTAGAAAGAATAAAAGATCCTCAAGAAGTAAAAAGTATTTTAATATCAATTATGAAACAAAAATTAGCTGAAGCAGTACCAAATAATAATCTTGACACTTCAAAAAGTCCAACGATTATACTAGTAGTTGGAGTAAATGGAGTTGGAAAAACTACAACTATAGGAAAAATGGCTGCCAAATTAAAACAACAGGGTAAAAAAGTAATGTTAGTTGCAGCTGATACATTTAGAGCAGCAGCTATTGAACAATTAACCGAATGGGCAAATAGGGCTGGTGTGGATATTATTTCTCATAAAGAAGGAGCAGATCCTGCTTCTGTAGTTTTTGATGGAATAGCTTCTGCTAAGTCAAAGAATGTAGATGTCTTAATTTGTGATACTGCAGGTAGATTGCACAATAAAAAGAATTTAATGAATGAGCTTAATAAAATACATCGTGTTGTTGAAAGGGAGTATCCTGAAGCTTATAAAGAAACTTTATTAGTAGTAGATGGTACTACAGGTCAAAATGCAATTTTTCAAGCAAAAGAATTTAAAGAAGTTGCTGAATTAACAGGTGTAGTAATTACTAAACTAGATGGAACAGCAAAGGGAGGAGTAGTATTTCCTTTAGAAATTGAATTAGGTTTACCAGTAAAATTAATTGGAGTAGGAGAACAAATAGATAATTTAATGGAATTTGATTCAGATAATTTCGTAGATGCAATATTTAATTAATAATTATTCGTTTATTTGAAAATATACAAGTTTTTTGTTAAAATTATACAACGGGGGTACGTTATGCTTAATAAAAATAAATTTAAAAATGGTTCTGTAAAAATATCTAATGATATTGTAAATAAAATTGCAGGAACCTCTGCTTTAGAGGTTGAAGGTGTTTCTGCTCTAATTGGAACTATGGGTGAAAAAATAACTAATCCAAAAAAAGGAGTAATGAAAGCTACTGAAGTTGAAATTGGAAGAGACTATGTTATAGTTAGCATAAATTTAGTTTTAGATTCTGAATCTAAAATACCAGAGACAACAAAATCAGTTCAAAATAAAGTTAAAAGTGATATTGAAAATATGACAGGTT
It encodes:
- a CDS encoding Asp23/Gls24 family envelope stress response protein, which gives rise to MLNKNKFKNGSVKISNDIVNKIAGTSALEVEGVSALIGTMGEKITNPKKGVMKATEVEIGRDYVIVSINLVLDSESKIPETTKSVQNKVKSDIENMTGLSVSQVNINVVGIDYN
- the ftsY gene encoding signal recognition particle-docking protein FtsY; its protein translation is MFKNFFDKFKNKDDEENKEIEEIEEKEENKEGDINLEEKNHDLSSEKEEELIEETNQEEEITEEKESFFSKLKKGLTKTRDNISNKIDTILASYQKVDEDLFEEIEETLISADVGVDSTMQIIDELTERVKLERIKDPQEVKSILISIMKQKLAEAVPNNNLDTSKSPTIILVVGVNGVGKTTTIGKMAAKLKQQGKKVMLVAADTFRAAAIEQLTEWANRAGVDIISHKEGADPASVVFDGIASAKSKNVDVLICDTAGRLHNKKNLMNELNKIHRVVEREYPEAYKETLLVVDGTTGQNAIFQAKEFKEVAELTGVVITKLDGTAKGGVVFPLEIELGLPVKLIGVGEQIDNLMEFDSDNFVDAIFN